From one Bradyrhizobium sp. Ash2021 genomic stretch:
- a CDS encoding 3'-5' exonuclease: MWSSSFASSFIVTSISASSDVIPRAIKRLFHQASIGDQSYRFMFKRGPADEAVAIDCETTGLSVRADDIITIAAIKIRGNRILTSERFEAAVRPDAGMQAEAIKVHRLRQIDVAQGPLIWKALPSFLHFVGGRPLVGYYVDFDIAMLDKYILPYIGIELPNPRIEVSKLYYERKYGDAPPNTEIDLSFAAILRDLNIPLLAQHDAFNDALMTAMMYLALRDMKERGVRIPRLRTHTVFNPTGA, translated from the coding sequence ATGTGGTCAAGCAGTTTCGCGAGTTCATTCATCGTCACTTCAATCTCGGCATCTTCTGACGTGATCCCTCGCGCCATCAAACGCCTGTTCCATCAAGCCTCGATCGGGGATCAGTCCTATCGGTTCATGTTCAAGCGTGGGCCCGCGGACGAAGCCGTTGCGATCGATTGCGAAACAACAGGACTAAGTGTGCGTGCCGACGACATCATAACCATTGCGGCGATCAAGATTCGAGGCAATCGAATCCTGACCAGCGAGCGTTTCGAGGCAGCCGTGCGCCCTGATGCCGGAATGCAGGCCGAGGCGATCAAGGTACATCGTCTGCGTCAAATCGATGTTGCACAGGGCCCCCTGATTTGGAAGGCGTTGCCGAGCTTCCTGCATTTCGTCGGCGGACGGCCGCTGGTAGGCTATTACGTCGATTTCGATATTGCTATGCTGGACAAGTACATTCTTCCTTACATCGGGATCGAGCTGCCGAATCCTCGCATCGAGGTCTCAAAGCTGTACTACGAACGTAAGTACGGCGATGCGCCGCCCAATACGGAGATCGATCTCTCGTTCGCAGCGATCCTGAGGGATCTCAACATTCCACTTCTTGCTCAACATGACGCCTTCAACGATGCACTGATGACAGCGATGATGTACCTCGCTTTGCGCGACATGAAGGAGAGGGGAGTACGCATCCCGCGCCTGCGCACACATACTGTTTTCAATCCAACCGGTGCATAA